In Ignavibacteriales bacterium, the sequence GCAAACGTTAATGCAAGCGAAGGCGAGTTAATGCAGCGCTTTATTGACCGCAATGTGACGATGGATGCGGTTTACGTTTTGTTTGATATCAATCGGCTCGTACCGGAATCCGCCGTCACAGTGTCAGACGATGATCTGAAGAAGCAGTACGATTTACATGCCGCCGACTTCCAAGCGAAAGCCGCACGGAAAGTTAAATATGTTTTCTTCAGTCAGACTGCATCTTCAGAAGATTCTGCGGCTGTAGAAACGGAAATAAAGCATTTGCTGGAACAAGCAAAATCCGGCGCTATGGATTTTGCCGAACTTGTAAAAACATATTCTGAAGGTCCTTCCACAGAAGCATTTTTTAAACACGGCGAGTTGAGCCAGAAAAAAGAGAGCGCAATTTTTTCTGCAAAGAAAGGCGATATCGTCGGTCCGATCAATGACAATGATGGTATTCACATTATCAAAATTCTTGACCAGCGGCAAGGGACAACAGAGTTTGTCAAATCCAGTCACATACTACTGAATATTGTTACTGGTCCGGATAGCATGAAGACGATTCAGAAAGCACGAGCGCTTCTGGTGCAAGCGCGTTCAGGCGCAGATTTTGCAAAGCTTGCTCGTGAGAATAGTCAGGATTACGGCTCTGCAATGCAAGGCGGCGAGCTCGGATGGGGGTCAAAAGATCGCTGGGTGAAGCCTTTTGCCGACGCGGCATTTAAGGCGCGTGTGGGCGATATCGTTGGCCCGGTACGTACGCAATTTGGCTGGCATATTATTAAAGTAACCGGCAAAGACAAACGCGAAGTACAACTGCTTGATCTTGTTATGAAAGTGAAGGCAAGCACGCAAACAATGGAAACCGCATTCCAGCAGGCTCAGGACTTTGGTGTTTTAGCGAAGGAAGAAGGATTTGAGAAAGCTGCTGAGAATAGTAAGTATAGAGTACAGGAAACGCAGGAATTTACAAAAACAGGATCGATTCCCGGTATTGGTCCAAACGATGCGTTGTCGAATTTTGCATTCAATAATAAAGTCGGAACAATTGCCGAACCAATTTATGTACGAAACGGCGTGATTGTAAGTAAAGTATCAAATATCAGGGAAGAGGGTATCCGGCCACTTGATGAAGTGAAAGGCGTTGTTCATGCGTTAGCCCTCAAAGAAAAGAAATTAGCAAAGATTCGCCCTGATGTGGATGCGTTTTACAAAACGCTTTCTTCTTCAAGCGACTTAATGGTCGCTGCGCAATCCAACCCGAATTTGACAGCACGTCTCACCGGTCCGTTTAAACCAATCGATGGTCCAGCCAGCATTGGACGTGATCTGAAATTTATTGGAACCGCACTTGCTATGAAGTCCGGTGAATTATCGAAGCCCTTTGAAGGCAATCTCGGTTATTACATCATAAAATTATTGTCGAAAACAGAAGTTGATAGCTCAACTTTTAGTTTGGATCGTGAATCGCTTCGAACACAACTCTTGCAGGAGAAGCGACAGCGTGTGTTAACAGACTGGCAAACAACGCTGCGCGAAAAGGCAGACATTGTTGATCACCGGGATAAATTCTTCCGATAAAATTCACGCTCGTTTATCTGAGGCGTCCCGATTTATCGAGACGCCTTTTTTTTAACGCAGAATATGAAAGATTCACAGCACGGACATAAGAAGTCGCTTATCTTCTTGACTGGATTTATGGGAAGCGGGAAGAGCACGATTGGTCCTATTCTCGCCAACACACTTGGTTTTGCGTATCTTGATGTTGATCAGTATATCGAACAAAAAACAAATAAGCGCGTGGCGGAAATATTTAGTTCAAAAGGCGAGCAGGCTTTCCGCACCTTGGAACGGGATGCGTTACGAGAGCTGACCGAACGTAAGCATTGTGTCATTTCCCTTGGCGGCGGTACAATTGCCAACGAAGAAAACTGCCAGCTTGTATTACTGAAGGGAATTCTTGTTTATCTCAAACTTTCACCGGAAGAAATTATACAGCGTGTACAGTATCGGAGCGATCGTCCGATGTTGAAGGATGTACATGGCAATCAACTCTCACCGCCGGAACTGAGGAATCGAATACGTGATCTCATGACCCGACGTGAACAATTTTATGCACGGGCCGATGTTGTGATTACAGCCGACAATATGCGCGTGGGGGCGACGGTGGATGAGATTATGAAAAACATTCACTTTATGATTGATAAGGAATAAATCTATGATTCAACGGCAGATTGATGTTGCGCTTGGCGAACGCTCGTATCCTATTTATGCTGGCACGGACATGGTCTCATCGTTTGCATCAATGTGCCGTCAGCATGGAATTTCGGATTCTCTTGTTATCATCACCGACCGGAATGCAGCGTCGTACCATCTCCAGCCGCTTCTGCGAAATCTTCAGCACTATAAATTTCAGCCAACGACTATTATTGTACCATCGGGGGAAAATCAGAAGAATCTTCATCGTGCAAACACCATTTTCACCGAACTGTTGAAAAAAAGAATTCCACGCACCTCAGCTGTTATTGCTTTAGGCGGTGGTGTGATTGGTGATCTGGCCGGATTTGTCGCAGCAACGTACAAGCGCGGTATTAAATTGGTGCAAGTGCCGACAACATTACTTGCTCAAGTTGACAGCTCCATCGGCGGAAAGGTCGGCGTCAATCATCCGCTGGGGAAAAATATGATTGGTGCGTTTCACCAGCCAGTGTTTGTGTGGATGGATGCTCATTACCTCAAAACATTGCCACCGCGAGAAATTATCTGCGGTCTTGGCGAAGTGCTCAAATACGGCATTATCCGCGATGCAGCGTTGTTTGGATTTCTTGAATTGAATTTGGAAAAAACTCTCCGTCTCGATACCGAAACGGTAATATATGTACAGATGCAGTGTGCAGCAATCAAGGCAGAAATTGTAACGCAGGACGAGAAAGAATCTGGTATCCGTATCATTCTTAATTACGGGCATACAATTGGTCATGGACTGGAATTTGCTGGTCACTACAAACAGATGAAGCACGGTGAAGCAGTTTTACTCGGCATGCTAGCTGAAAGCTTTATCGCCAAAGAGATGAAATTGTTAGATGCAGATTCCTATAAGCGTATCGTTGCACTCATACGTCGCATTCCGATGAAAACGAAATTCTCTATGTTAAAAATTGCCGATATTCTAAATGCTATAGGACGCGATAAGAAACACATTGGCTCTCAACAGCGTTTCGTCTTGCCAATAAAAATTGGAGAAGTGAACGTCATTGATACTGTGACCCCGACACTGATTCAAAAAGCTGTGAAAGAAATACTTAAAAAATGAGTACGGTATCTTTTCCGTATATCTTGTTATTTTAAACTGCAGGAGAGCATTTGTTTGATAAAAGGCGAAGGGAAAGTAAAATTTCCTTTTTAGATGTCTAAACACTTTCCGGACTGAAGCGAATAGCAAAAGTCGGACATCTTTTATGTTTTTCTCACTACCAGTTTATCTTGCTTTTCTTTCGAGTGTCTTCGCCTTCTTTGCCCTGATTCCAATCTGCGCTCGTGTGTTTATCGCACAATCCAAGGGGATATTTAGCATTGAAAATTTCTGTCGTCTTGTTCGGACACCACTCGCGCGCTTTCTTCTTCGTGTCCGCACAAATTGTGTCGGTTATAATTCCTTCCGGTTGAACAAAAATTTCCTGCGTTAATCCAATATCGGGATCTTCATACGTCTTTTGCATAAATAATCCGAAGATTGGTGCTGCTGCCCTGCCGCCCTGACCATCTGAACTTATGAAGCGTATGCGCGCATCATCGAAGCCCACCCATACTCCGGCAACCAGTTGCGGAGTAAAACCGACAAACCAAGCATCGGCATAGTTGTCTGTCGTTCCGGTTTTACCAGCGCATGCGCCAGTGAAATACGATCGCACTCGTGTTCCTGTTCCACTATTTACTACGCCCTTAAGCAGGTCGGTTATCAGATACGCAGTCTCTTTGCTCAGGACTTCCTTTTTATCGGGAGAATTATCTTCAATAACATTACCGTCACTGTCTTCAATGCGGATGACGGCGATAGGCGAGACAAGCACGCCTTCGTTGTCATACACGCCGTATGCCGACGTCAATTCCAATGGTGAGACTTCTGCAGTGCCAAGTGCGAGAGATTCGTACGCCGGTACGGGTGATGTGATGCCCATACGATGTGCATACGCCGAAACTTGTGCGGCGGGAGCGATCTCCAAAATGACACGAACAGTTACAAGATTGATAGAATGTTTTAATGCTTCACGCAGCGTATACTTGCCACCGATGTCTTTCTCAAAATTTTCCGGCGCCCAGCGAGTTCCATCAGGCATTGGTATGGTGACAGGTTGATTCAACACTTCATAACATGCCGGATATCCGTTATCAAGCGCAACGGTATAGACGAATGGTTTAAACGCAGATCCTGGCTGACGGTGAATTTGTGTAACATGGTTCAGTCCGTACTTGAATGCACGGTAATTGCGTCCACCGACCATCGCTTTAATTTTTCCGTTGTGCGGATCAAGAACAACAAAACCGACCTCGATCGTCTGCGCTGCTTTCAATACTGAGTCGATAAACGTACGGCTGGTGCGAAGTGCGTTGATAATGCTGTCCCGCATACTGGCATTGCGTGATTTTTTATACGATTCATCTTCGCGGATTGCCTTGTTGATGACGTCATTCATGATTTCTGGATGTTCTTTCCAATTCCACGTCGCATCAAACGATTGTTGAAAATCCTTCAAATGTTCTTCGATGGCCGAGATCGCGTACCGCTGCATCCGGCTGTCGAGAGAAGTATAAATACGCAGGCCGTCACGGTAAATGTCGTAACCATGGGCTTCGGCTTTTTTCAGAAGCTGCTGTCGAATCCATTCTACAAAGTGCGGTGCAATGCCAGAGCGAAATTCTGATCCGATCGATTTCAAATCCAAAGAATCAGCACGGACTTGCTGTGCTGTCTCTTCCGTGAACAATCCTTCTTTTACCATCTGCCCAATGACAACATTGCGGCGTGCGAATGCACGGTCGGCGTGTAGAAATGGATCATAGTAACTTGGCCCTTTAAGCATACCGATAAGCAACGTATACTCTGGTAGCGTAAGTTCTGCAGCGGGCTTCCCGAAATACATTTGTGCGGCGGATTCGATGCCGTATGCTCCTCTGCCAAATCCAGAGATATTCAAATAAAATTCCAAGATTTCATTTTTTGTATAACGCCGCTCGATTTGCACTGACGTCAAAAATTCCCGGATTTTTCGCGTAATTTTATCAAACATCGTTTCGTGTCTGATCTGAAGGCCGTAGAGATTCCGTGCAAGCTGCTGCGTGATAGTGCTGGCACCTGCTTGCCGAAATGTAACGACATTAATCACCATTTGGCGAATGAAACGCGGCAAGTTGACGCCCCAATGGTTGTAGAAATCTTTATCCTCGGTGGCGATAAGTCCTTTAATTAATCCCGGGGGAATTGTGTTGAGTGCAACGCGTGTCCGATTTTTGTATGCAAACTGGTCCAGTACTTCGCCGTCGGCGGAATAAATTTTTGTTGCCAGTTCAGGTTTTGGATTTTCTAACTGTTCGAGAGTCGGCAATCCGTTTACAATATACACGGAGTACCATGTGATCAACGCGGCAATTACAAAAATGCCACCGAAAATAACGAAGTATTTCTGGTTAAAATACCGCTTGTTGAGCTTCATATTTCCATGCCGGTACTCAGGATCGTTGAAGTACCGCTCCATTTTTTCGGAACTAAATTTTTTATCGGCCATATTGTTGAATTTGTTTCAAATACATAAATCAATCTACCCACTTCTTCAGCTTTAATTTCTTGCCATCGAAGACTGCGTACGTGTTCTCAAAAATCCAGTCGCCAAGATTGACGTACACACCGCTCTCAATTGTTTGGCACGATGGAACATGGTTGTGTCCCATGATCACATAGTCGAATCCTTCTTTTATCTTGCGGGCGGCAAAATCTTCCATTCCAGTGCTCTCGTACGTCCTGTTGCTTGTGTACTGGCGGCTTGTCTTCGATGACCACCGTGCAAGCCATCCTGCAATATCCGGATGAAGGAGCGAAAAGAGAAAGATATTCGTTTTGCTGCGTAATATTTTTTTGAGAATCTTGTAACCGAGGTCGTCCTTCAGCAAACCGTCGCCATGATGAATGAGAAACCGCTTACCGAAAATTTCTGCCTCAACAGGATTAAAATGTATTTCCATACCGAGTTCATCACGGAAGTAATTTTTCACCCAAAAATCATGATTGCCCGCGATAAAGTACAAAAGAATGCTCTGTTCCGTTAACTCCGCAAATTTTGCAAAGAGTCGGAAATATTTTTTGGGAACGACAGTCTTATACTCAAACCAGTAATCAAATAAATCACCCACTATATAAATTTGCGATGCATCTTGCTGAATAAAGTTTAAAAAACGAATAAGCCGCAATTCTTTCTGACGATCTTCTTCGTTTGAACCGAGACCGAGATGAGCGTCTGAGAAGAAATAAATTTTTTGTCGCATAGGTGACTTTTGCGGCTGCCGAGGTTTCGTTGTCTTCATCGTGTTTGCCTATTGCAATTAGATACCGAAAAATTGAAGGAAAATCAAGAAACGCTTTCTGTTCGCTACCTTGCATCTCGAAACTGATTTCTTTATTATTCTAAAGAGATTATGATGTATGAAAATGACACGGACATCCTCACGCAAACAGCAGCACGTCAACATTAGCCTGACCAAGGATGTAGCATTTCGCACCAAATCTTCTGGATTTGATCGTTGGGATTTTCTGCATAACGCTTTGCCCGAACTCAATCTTTCAGATGTAGATCCATCGACAAATTTCTTGGGGAGAAAAATCGCACTGCCATTTATCATCTCTAGCATGACCGGCGGCTATGCTCAGGCGGAACGGATCAATCAGCAGCTTGCTGAAGTTTGCGCACAAAAGAAAATTGCGTTGGGTGTTGGCAGCCAACGACAGGCATCAGAGAATGTGCGGTATCATCGTTCCTTTTCAGTAGTGCGTGAAACTGCACCAGACATTCCGATCTTTGGGAATATTGGCGCAGCGGAAGTTGCAAAACTGCGGGATGCATCGCCGATTATGCGGCTGATCGATCTCATTCACGCCGATGGGTTTGCAGTGCACCTCAATCCATTGCAGGAGCTGCTTCAGCCGGAAGGCAATACAAATTTTTGCGGTGTGCTTGACGGTATAGAACTACTGGTGAGGTCGCTTCCGGTTCCTCTCATTGTTAAAGAAATCGGCGCAGGTATTTCAGCTGATGTTGCACAACGATTGATTGATGTCGGGGTAAAAATTATTGATATTGCAGGAGCTGGTGGTACGAGCTGGGCGGGAGTTGAAATTTTAAGAAGAAGAAATGAAAAGAAAAAAAACTTTTTGGGAAAAGGAACAAGGAAGAAAAAAGGAAAAAATTCAAATGCGGAAAATTTTTGGGATTGGGGAATTCCAACAATAGATGCCTTGAAAACCGTCTGTCGTCTGAAGAGTGACTCGCCATCGTTGAAGGTTATTGCTTCCGGTGGAATTTCAAACGGTATCGATTGCGCGAAATCAATTGCATGTGGGGCTGATTTTGCCGCATCTGCTATGTCTATACTCAAAGCCCTTGCAAACGGCGGAACAGAATCAGTTATTGGGCTCATTGATCAATGGGAATGGGAGTTGAAAGGCACGATGTTTCTCACCGGCTCGCGTACTATCGCTGACCTGCAAAAGCAAATATTGTTTTCAAGAGTTTAAGTTGAGAATGAATTATGAATCCTGAACAACGATACGAACGTCATAAATCATCTGTGGAGCGATATCTTCGAAGTTTTGTCACCGAACACAAACCGCAGACGCTGTACTCTCCTGCAAAATATGTTCTCGTGGCAGGCGGCAAACGCATTCGCCCAGTGATTACTCTCCTTGCATGCGAAGCTGTTGGTGGTGAAGCGAACAATGCGCTGCACGCGGGAGCTGGAATTGAAATTCTCCATAATTTTACACTCGTCCATGATGATATAATGGACCATGCGGAAACACGCCGCGGACGACTTACTGTTCATAAAAAATGGGATGAAAATGTTGCGCTTCTTTCCGGCGACGCATTGCTTGCGTTTGCCTACCGTGCCTTACTCAGAACAAAATCAACACGCATTCAGGAAATCAGCAAAATTTTTACGGAAGGTGTCGTTACAATTTGCGAAGGACAGGCATTGGATAAAGAATTTGAAACACGTCATCGTGTGCATGTGAACGAATACCTGATGATGATCGAAAAGAAAACCGGCAAATTAGTTTCGATAGCGGCGCAGGTGGGTGCGCTTATTGGGAATGCAACGGTTTTGGATCTGGAAGCATTACGACGGTACGGCGAATATGTAGGACGTGCGTTTCAGATTCAAGATGATTTACTGGACATCGTTGCCGACGAAAAAGAATTTGGCAAAACTATTGGCGGTGATTTAGTAGAAGGCAAGAAAACATTTCTGCTCCTTGAGGCGTTACGCCGTGCAAAAGGAGAGCAAAAGAAAATGCTTCAGCGCATTTTTACAAAAGGTGGTGTGCCCCGAAAACAGGTAAAAGCGTTTCGTCTCATCTATGAAGAAACAGGTGCAATTGATTCTGCCAAGAAACGAATTGAAAACGATATCACTGAAGCAAAAAATCAACTTTCGACATTGCCTGCTTCCGCAGCTCGAGAAACGCTTCGGTGGATGACAGATAAATTGTTGAATAGGAAATTCTAACGAGATGTGCAAGGAATGATTGAACAAGAAATAACGATTCGGAATCGAGCGGGGCTGCATACACGCCCGGCTGCTGCAATTGTGAAACTGGCGGCGAAATTTAAATCAGAATTTTTCATCGAAAAAGATAGTTTCCAAATTAATGGAAAGAGTATTATCGGTGTCATGACGCTGGCTGCAGAACAAGGGTCCAAACTTCTCGTGCGCTTTGATGGACCTGATGAAAAAGAAGCGTGCCAAGCTATGTCCGAGCTCTTCGAGAGCGGCTTTGGCGAGCCGATGTAGACGTGAACTGTTCACCAGTAAACAGGTAGAAGATGGATCAGACTATCAAACAAGAAATGAAACTGAAGGGAATTCCGGCATCTCCCGGAATCGCCATCGGACCTGTTTTCCTGTTTCGAAAACATGAACCAATAATTCTCATTCGTTCAATTGCTGCCGGTGAAGTTGAGCAAGAAATCGAACGCCTTCAGAATGCCGTCGCACGCTCCAAGAAGGAACTTACCAAGGTATTCGAATTTGCCGAACAAAAACTAGGAACTGAAAAATCGAAAATTTTCGAAGCACAGCTTCTCATCCTTGAAGATGTTGTACTCTTTGAAGCAGTGTACGAACGATTAAAACGAGAACGTAAAAATGCTGAATATCTCCTCAAAGATGAGATGGAGAAGTATCACCAATTGATGATGGCATCCAAGGATGAATATGCCCGCGAGCGCGCTGACGATCTGCTCGATGTTGAAAACCGTATTCTCAGAAATCTCGAAGAACAAAAACTTATTTCGAAAATCGAGGGTTCGCATGTCATTATTTCGCACAATCTCGCAGCGGCAGACACACTCATCTTTAGCCGTAACGATGTGCTGGCGTATGTAACAGAACTAGGCGGTGCAACGTCCCATATGGCATTGCTCGCGCGTGCATTAAAAATTCCAGCCATTGTTGGCATGCATCAATTGTCATCGTTGGCGCAAACAGATGATCAAATCGTTGTCGATGGATACAGCGGTACAGTTGTACTGCATCCGAGCGTGGAGACTTTAAAATTTTACAAAAAAAAGAAAACGCAATACCACACCTTTGAAGAAACACTTGCCCCTCTGCGCGATCTTCCGGCAGAAACGCTTGATGGGCATCATATCAAACTTGCAGCAAACGTGGAGTTAGAAGAGGAATTAGAATTCATTAAGCTTCGGGGAGCTGATGGTATTGGACTTTACCGCACGGAAAGTTTGCTAATTGGCAAAGAAGTTTTTCCGAGTGAAGAAGAGCAATACGAAATTTATCACCGCATTGCTGAGTCGGTTTTTCCTAAACACGCTATTATCCGAACCTTTGATATTGGCGGCGATAAATTTATGACGCCGGTGATGAAAGAAAGCAATCCATCTCTTGGCTGGCGGGGAATACGTGTTATGCTGGATAAACCGCAGATTTTCCTAGATCAACTGCGTGCCATTCTGCGTGCAAGCACTTTGAAGAATCTTGCCATCATGTTACCGATGGTTACGAGCATTAAAGAAGTAAAACTTAGCAAACAGCTTATAGTACAAGCAAAGGATGATTTACGTGCACATAAAATTCCATTCGATGAAAATCTTCGGCTAGGAGTTATGATCGAAGTGCCCGCTGCAGCCGTCATTGCAGATCATCTTGCGCGGGAAGTGAGCTTCTTGAGTATCGGTACAAACGATCTTATTCAGTATTTACTTGCCGTTGATCGCGGCAATGATATTGTATCGGATCTATTTCAGGAATTTCATCCGGCAGTCATCCGGTTTCTGAGGCGCATCATTGAGCGCGGTAAGCAGGAACACGCTTGGGTTGGTATGTGCGGACAAATGGCAGGTGACCCGCTGGCAACCATTTTACTCGTTGGGCTTGGATTAGATGAGTTCAGTGTTGTTCCAACTATTTTGCCGGAAATTAAGAAAATTATTCGCTCTATACATTATACGGAAGCGCAACATGTTGCCGAGCGAGTGTTGACGATGCAATCCGAAGATGAAATTAAAGCATTCCTCAAGCATTTGATGAAACATAAATTTCCAGACATCCCGATTGGATAAAACCAGGTTACTGCTTCGAATTCAAAAACAGAATTCATGAATCAAAAAAATGACATAAGAAAATCATATAGCATAAATAAAAATCGATAGTGCAGAACCAGCCGCTCAATTGCTCTAAGGAAAAAACTCATGACACTCGATGATATCAAACGTATAGACCCCAAAGGTATGTACACTTGGATTGCAAATTTTCCCAAACAGATTGAAGAAGCCGTTCGAATTGGAAAAGAAACAAAAATAAAACTGAATGTGATAGGTGTGCAAAACATCGTTCTCACCGGATTGGGAGGTTCGGCTATAGGAGGCGACCTGCTTCGCTCTTATCTTTCCGAGGAACTGGACGTTCCGTTCACCGTGAATCGATATTATACTCTTCCGGAATTTGTTGGAAAAAATACACTTGTTATCGTATCCAGTTATTCCGGCAATACCGAGGAAACAATATCTGCATACAAAGATGCAGTGAAACGAAAGGCGCGCGTCCTTTGCATCAGCACTGGTGGAGAGACGGCAAAAATGGCGAAAAAACTTAAACAGTCATGGATACAAATTCCGCCAGGACTTTCCCCGCGCGCGGCGCTGGGCTATTCCTTTTTTCCGTTGCTCGTCATGCTTGGCAGGTTGGGCTTCATTAAACCAAAAGACAAAGATATCCAAGAGACAATTCAACTTTTAAAGAAAAAATCTGCGCTCTTTAGTAATCCAGAATCGCCGGAGAATGCACCGCTGAAGCTGGCGGAGCGCATGAAAGGCAAGTTGCCGGTGATATATTCTCCCGTCGAGCATTTTGATACCGTGAACATCCGTTGGCGAGGGCAAATTGCAGAAAACGCCAAACAACTTTCTTTCGGTCACGTACTTCCGGAAATGAACCACAACGAATTGGTAGGCTGGAAAGTGCTTACCGAATTAATGAAGCACATGCATGTTGTTTTCTTAAACGATTCAGGCACTCAC encodes:
- a CDS encoding peptidylprolyl isomerase is translated as MAVLNDIREKSPKFIIAGAAVIFIVLIIFDWGFDISGRKGRGGGTSEVLGKVNGKEVSYKQFSELVRRTAENQKKQQGSDIDDETERQIRSQVWNQLVDEMLIEQEIDRLGITVTDQEILDIVNGQNPPEFLVQQFKDSTGTFRRDAYQQAMRDPQNKSAWIQVEEMLRQEQKRRKLQSLLLANVNASEGELMQRFIDRNVTMDAVYVLFDINRLVPESAVTVSDDDLKKQYDLHAADFQAKAARKVKYVFFSQTASSEDSAAVETEIKHLLEQAKSGAMDFAELVKTYSEGPSTEAFFKHGELSQKKESAIFSAKKGDIVGPINDNDGIHIIKILDQRQGTTEFVKSSHILLNIVTGPDSMKTIQKARALLVQARSGADFAKLARENSQDYGSAMQGGELGWGSKDRWVKPFADAAFKARVGDIVGPVRTQFGWHIIKVTGKDKREVQLLDLVMKVKASTQTMETAFQQAQDFGVLAKEEGFEKAAENSKYRVQETQEFTKTGSIPGIGPNDALSNFAFNNKVGTIAEPIYVRNGVIVSKVSNIREEGIRPLDEVKGVVHALALKEKKLAKIRPDVDAFYKTLSSSSDLMVAAQSNPNLTARLTGPFKPIDGPASIGRDLKFIGTALAMKSGELSKPFEGNLGYYIIKLLSKTEVDSSTFSLDRESLRTQLLQEKRQRVLTDWQTTLREKADIVDHRDKFFR
- a CDS encoding shikimate kinase; its protein translation is MKDSQHGHKKSLIFLTGFMGSGKSTIGPILANTLGFAYLDVDQYIEQKTNKRVAEIFSSKGEQAFRTLERDALRELTERKHCVISLGGGTIANEENCQLVLLKGILVYLKLSPEEIIQRVQYRSDRPMLKDVHGNQLSPPELRNRIRDLMTRREQFYARADVVITADNMRVGATVDEIMKNIHFMIDKE
- the aroB gene encoding 3-dehydroquinate synthase, with the translated sequence MIQRQIDVALGERSYPIYAGTDMVSSFASMCRQHGISDSLVIITDRNAASYHLQPLLRNLQHYKFQPTTIIVPSGENQKNLHRANTIFTELLKKRIPRTSAVIALGGGVIGDLAGFVAATYKRGIKLVQVPTTLLAQVDSSIGGKVGVNHPLGKNMIGAFHQPVFVWMDAHYLKTLPPREIICGLGEVLKYGIIRDAALFGFLELNLEKTLRLDTETVIYVQMQCAAIKAEIVTQDEKESGIRIILNYGHTIGHGLEFAGHYKQMKHGEAVLLGMLAESFIAKEMKLLDADSYKRIVALIRRIPMKTKFSMLKIADILNAIGRDKKHIGSQQRFVLPIKIGEVNVIDTVTPTLIQKAVKEILKK
- a CDS encoding PBP1A family penicillin-binding protein — translated: MADKKFSSEKMERYFNDPEYRHGNMKLNKRYFNQKYFVIFGGIFVIAALITWYSVYIVNGLPTLEQLENPKPELATKIYSADGEVLDQFAYKNRTRVALNTIPPGLIKGLIATEDKDFYNHWGVNLPRFIRQMVINVVTFRQAGASTITQQLARNLYGLQIRHETMFDKITRKIREFLTSVQIERRYTKNEILEFYLNISGFGRGAYGIESAAQMYFGKPAAELTLPEYTLLIGMLKGPSYYDPFLHADRAFARRNVVIGQMVKEGLFTEETAQQVRADSLDLKSIGSEFRSGIAPHFVEWIRQQLLKKAEAHGYDIYRDGLRIYTSLDSRMQRYAISAIEEHLKDFQQSFDATWNWKEHPEIMNDVINKAIREDESYKKSRNASMRDSIINALRTSRTFIDSVLKAAQTIEVGFVVLDPHNGKIKAMVGGRNYRAFKYGLNHVTQIHRQPGSAFKPFVYTVALDNGYPACYEVLNQPVTIPMPDGTRWAPENFEKDIGGKYTLREALKHSINLVTVRVILEIAPAAQVSAYAHRMGITSPVPAYESLALGTAEVSPLELTSAYGVYDNEGVLVSPIAVIRIEDSDGNVIEDNSPDKKEVLSKETAYLITDLLKGVVNSGTGTRVRSYFTGACAGKTGTTDNYADAWFVGFTPQLVAGVWVGFDDARIRFISSDGQGGRAAAPIFGLFMQKTYEDPDIGLTQEIFVQPEGIITDTICADTKKKAREWCPNKTTEIFNAKYPLGLCDKHTSADWNQGKEGEDTRKKSKINW
- a CDS encoding UDP-2,3-diacylglucosamine diphosphatase — protein: MKTTKPRQPQKSPMRQKIYFFSDAHLGLGSNEEDRQKELRLIRFLNFIQQDASQIYIVGDLFDYWFEYKTVVPKKYFRLFAKFAELTEQSILLYFIAGNHDFWVKNYFRDELGMEIHFNPVEAEIFGKRFLIHHGDGLLKDDLGYKILKKILRSKTNIFLFSLLHPDIAGWLARWSSKTSRQYTSNRTYESTGMEDFAARKIKEGFDYVIMGHNHVPSCQTIESGVYVNLGDWIFENTYAVFDGKKLKLKKWVD
- the fni gene encoding type 2 isopentenyl-diphosphate Delta-isomerase; this translates as MKMTRTSSRKQQHVNISLTKDVAFRTKSSGFDRWDFLHNALPELNLSDVDPSTNFLGRKIALPFIISSMTGGYAQAERINQQLAEVCAQKKIALGVGSQRQASENVRYHRSFSVVRETAPDIPIFGNIGAAEVAKLRDASPIMRLIDLIHADGFAVHLNPLQELLQPEGNTNFCGVLDGIELLVRSLPVPLIVKEIGAGISADVAQRLIDVGVKIIDIAGAGGTSWAGVEILRRRNEKKKNFLGKGTRKKKGKNSNAENFWDWGIPTIDALKTVCRLKSDSPSLKVIASGGISNGIDCAKSIACGADFAASAMSILKALANGGTESVIGLIDQWEWELKGTMFLTGSRTIADLQKQILFSRV
- a CDS encoding polyprenyl synthetase family protein; this translates as MNPEQRYERHKSSVERYLRSFVTEHKPQTLYSPAKYVLVAGGKRIRPVITLLACEAVGGEANNALHAGAGIEILHNFTLVHDDIMDHAETRRGRLTVHKKWDENVALLSGDALLAFAYRALLRTKSTRIQEISKIFTEGVVTICEGQALDKEFETRHRVHVNEYLMMIEKKTGKLVSIAAQVGALIGNATVLDLEALRRYGEYVGRAFQIQDDLLDIVADEKEFGKTIGGDLVEGKKTFLLLEALRRAKGEQKKMLQRIFTKGGVPRKQVKAFRLIYEETGAIDSAKKRIENDITEAKNQLSTLPASAARETLRWMTDKLLNRKF
- a CDS encoding HPr family phosphocarrier protein; amino-acid sequence: MIEQEITIRNRAGLHTRPAAAIVKLAAKFKSEFFIEKDSFQINGKSIIGVMTLAAEQGSKLLVRFDGPDEKEACQAMSELFESGFGEPM
- the ptsP gene encoding phosphoenolpyruvate--protein phosphotransferase encodes the protein MDQTIKQEMKLKGIPASPGIAIGPVFLFRKHEPIILIRSIAAGEVEQEIERLQNAVARSKKELTKVFEFAEQKLGTEKSKIFEAQLLILEDVVLFEAVYERLKRERKNAEYLLKDEMEKYHQLMMASKDEYARERADDLLDVENRILRNLEEQKLISKIEGSHVIISHNLAAADTLIFSRNDVLAYVTELGGATSHMALLARALKIPAIVGMHQLSSLAQTDDQIVVDGYSGTVVLHPSVETLKFYKKKKTQYHTFEETLAPLRDLPAETLDGHHIKLAANVELEEELEFIKLRGADGIGLYRTESLLIGKEVFPSEEEQYEIYHRIAESVFPKHAIIRTFDIGGDKFMTPVMKESNPSLGWRGIRVMLDKPQIFLDQLRAILRASTLKNLAIMLPMVTSIKEVKLSKQLIVQAKDDLRAHKIPFDENLRLGVMIEVPAAAVIADHLAREVSFLSIGTNDLIQYLLAVDRGNDIVSDLFQEFHPAVIRFLRRIIERGKQEHAWVGMCGQMAGDPLATILLVGLGLDEFSVVPTILPEIKKIIRSIHYTEAQHVAERVLTMQSEDEIKAFLKHLMKHKFPDIPIG